From the Nodularia sp. NIES-3585 genome, one window contains:
- a CDS encoding M50 family metallopeptidase: MREPGKDFQPRGTTAPPAVERMGLTWLITAAIATIVLWQVPGGDYILYPFSILATWFHEMGHGLMAVLLGGRFHQLQIFSNGSGVATYGISRSLWPIGPALVAAAGPMGPPLAGAGLILASRSFSVASLSLKILGGFLLVSTLLWVRSWFGLLAIPILGIIILGISLKAPQWMQGFAIQFLGVQACVSVYHQLNYLFSYSAGPLGLSDTGQMQKYLLLPYWFWGGLMAIASLVILFQSLRIAYRPES; the protein is encoded by the coding sequence ATGAGGGAACCAGGAAAAGATTTTCAACCACGGGGGACAACAGCACCGCCAGCAGTTGAACGTATGGGGCTAACTTGGCTAATTACAGCAGCGATCGCGACCATTGTATTGTGGCAAGTTCCAGGAGGCGATTATATTTTATACCCTTTTAGTATTCTGGCCACTTGGTTCCATGAAATGGGTCACGGCTTAATGGCTGTGCTATTAGGGGGGCGGTTTCATCAATTACAAATTTTTAGTAATGGTTCCGGCGTTGCCACTTATGGTATTTCTCGGTCTTTATGGCCAATTGGCCCAGCCTTAGTCGCCGCCGCAGGTCCCATGGGGCCACCTCTTGCCGGTGCAGGTTTAATTCTGGCTTCCCGTAGTTTTAGCGTCGCCTCCCTGAGTTTAAAAATACTGGGTGGTTTTTTATTAGTTTCAACATTACTTTGGGTACGTTCCTGGTTTGGATTACTGGCAATTCCCATACTGGGTATAATTATTTTAGGTATTTCTCTGAAAGCTCCCCAGTGGATGCAGGGGTTTGCCATTCAATTTCTTGGTGTACAAGCTTGTGTGAGTGTTTACCACCAACTGAATTATTTATTTAGCTACAGTGCTGGTCCTCTAGGACTTTCTGATACTGGGCAAATGCAAAAGTATTTACTTTTACCTTACTGGTTTTGGGGTGGATTAATGGCGATCGCATCTCTGGTGATTTTATTCCAAAGTCTCCGCATCGCCTATCGTCCGGAGTCGTGA
- a CDS encoding phosphotransferase — translation MLVNLVDGKMPFLSAAIDPVQVEECFGRCLAIAENMQLQKIDVIRHKPGRRCLIEYEFINDSGAIITLIGKVRAKGTDYHSYELQKSLWESGFADDSVDGISVPEPVGIIPEWQMWLQRKVEGDIATRFLTQNSNLLLAKRIAEAAHKLHQTNILPRRSHTMSDELRILDERISLVIQQYPEWQARLQKILEKCDHLGQNTPEAKRCGIHRDFYPDQVIINNSRLYLIDLDLYCEGNPALDIGNYIGHIKEYSLRTFANSEALRECEKTLTETFLQLTNDKSPIAIEAYTTLTLVRHIQISTQFPERRPFTAALLNLCEQRLHII, via the coding sequence GTGTTAGTGAATTTAGTTGATGGTAAGATGCCTTTTTTGTCGGCTGCAATTGATCCGGTGCAGGTGGAAGAATGTTTTGGTCGGTGTTTGGCGATCGCGGAAAATATGCAATTGCAAAAAATTGACGTTATTCGTCATAAGCCTGGGCGGCGTTGTTTGATTGAATATGAATTTATTAATGATTCTGGGGCAATAATTACGCTGATTGGTAAGGTGAGAGCTAAGGGAACCGATTATCATAGTTATGAGTTACAAAAATCTTTGTGGGAATCGGGATTTGCTGATGATAGTGTTGATGGGATTTCTGTACCCGAACCTGTAGGGATAATTCCGGAATGGCAGATGTGGTTACAGCGTAAGGTTGAAGGTGATATCGCTACACGATTCCTCACACAAAATAGCAATCTTTTACTAGCAAAACGAATTGCTGAAGCTGCTCATAAACTTCATCAAACTAACATTCTTCCTCGCCGTTCTCATACTATGTCAGACGAACTGCGAATTTTAGATGAACGCATTTCATTAGTCATACAACAATATCCCGAATGGCAAGCACGTTTACAAAAAATCTTAGAAAAATGTGATCATTTAGGACAAAACACACCAGAAGCAAAACGCTGTGGTATTCATCGTGATTTCTATCCGGATCAAGTGATTATTAATAATTCTCGGTTATATCTCATCGACCTAGATTTATATTGTGAAGGTAATCCTGCTCTGGATATTGGTAACTACATCGGTCACATAAAAGAATACAGCCTTCGCACCTTTGCTAATTCAGAAGCATTGCGCGAATGTGAAAAAACCCTAACTGAAACATTTCTGCAACTGACAAACGATAAATCCCCTATTGCCATTGAAGCATACACCACCCTCACCTTAGTCAGACATATTCAGATCAGCACTCAATTTCCAGAACGCCGTCCTTTTACCGCAGCATTATTAAACCTATGCGAACAGCGCCTCCATATTATTTAA
- a CDS encoding cell wall metabolism sensor histidine kinase WalK, with protein MSSSINRFSDRLRRGFAKPLSLGQIYQVFKVWQQVLGEARTRILLWYLLILGVTFLLAIPVFRYQLYQRIDQRVRGNMEADMMAFQGLIEGKRFVPEDEFTDDNPEKMVIESQQLNRWDSAPEPMTELVSTEDLKKLFRAYLLYRLPEDESYLITFINGEFYQSSPSPRPKMLARDSLLMRGWAKQTQPERGEKEFFAPKFSKILYIVQPVTINEQAQGVFVVAHNTAGEREEALEAVAVFVEASSLVLILSLILTWLAAGRILAPLGTIITTAHAISESDLTQRLPTQDRGELGELAKTFNEMMDRLESAFASQREFVNDAGHELRTPITIIRGHLELMGDDPQEQQETLALVISELDRMSRLVDDLILLAKAERADFLQITTVNVAELTEELFIKAQALGERDWQLDAVAKGQIVVDRHRITEAVMNLAQNATQHTGKSDTICIGSAIAKGKVRFWIRDTGEGIPLVDQKRIFERFARTSNSRRRSEGAGLGLSIVRAIAESHDGEVLLRSQLGKGSMFTITLPLDPP; from the coding sequence ATGAGCAGTTCAATCAACCGTTTTAGCGATCGCCTCCGGCGCGGTTTTGCCAAACCCTTGTCCCTCGGCCAAATATATCAGGTGTTTAAAGTTTGGCAGCAAGTATTAGGAGAAGCCCGCACCCGGATTTTGCTCTGGTACTTACTAATTTTAGGAGTAACATTTCTGCTGGCGATTCCGGTGTTTCGCTACCAGCTATATCAGCGCATTGATCAGCGAGTGCGTGGGAATATGGAAGCAGACATGATGGCTTTCCAGGGATTGATTGAAGGCAAAAGGTTTGTTCCAGAAGATGAATTCACTGATGATAACCCTGAAAAGATGGTCATTGAGTCACAGCAATTGAATCGGTGGGACTCTGCACCAGAACCAATGACTGAGCTAGTTTCCACAGAAGACTTAAAGAAGTTATTTCGAGCTTATCTGTTGTATCGGCTACCAGAAGATGAATCCTACTTGATCACGTTTATAAATGGTGAATTTTACCAATCTAGTCCTAGCCCTCGCCCCAAGATGTTAGCCAGAGACTCACTACTGATGAGAGGGTGGGCAAAACAAACCCAACCAGAACGAGGAGAAAAAGAATTTTTTGCCCCTAAATTTAGTAAGATACTTTACATTGTGCAACCAGTCACCATCAATGAACAAGCACAAGGAGTTTTTGTAGTTGCCCACAATACAGCCGGGGAAAGGGAAGAAGCTTTAGAAGCAGTGGCTGTGTTTGTGGAAGCTTCCAGCTTAGTGTTGATCCTGTCCTTAATTCTGACTTGGTTAGCTGCGGGGCGCATATTGGCTCCTCTGGGGACAATTATTACTACGGCTCATGCCATCAGTGAGTCAGATTTAACTCAGCGCTTACCTACGCAAGATCGGGGGGAATTGGGAGAGTTAGCCAAGACATTCAACGAAATGATGGACAGATTAGAATCGGCTTTTGCCAGTCAGCGTGAATTTGTCAATGATGCTGGACACGAACTGAGAACACCGATTACCATCATTCGCGGACATTTAGAATTGATGGGAGATGATCCCCAAGAACAACAGGAAACTTTAGCATTGGTGATTAGCGAACTAGACCGAATGAGCCGTTTAGTTGATGATTTAATTTTGCTGGCCAAAGCAGAACGTGCCGATTTTTTACAGATCACAACTGTGAATGTGGCAGAGTTAACTGAAGAATTATTTATTAAAGCTCAAGCACTGGGAGAGAGGGATTGGCAACTAGATGCTGTAGCTAAAGGTCAGATTGTGGTTGATCGTCATAGAATTACCGAAGCTGTGATGAATCTGGCGCAGAATGCTACTCAGCATACGGGGAAGAGTGATACTATTTGCATAGGTTCTGCGATCGCTAAAGGCAAGGTGCGCTTCTGGATACGTGATACAGGTGAAGGCATTCCCCTAGTGGATCAAAAACGGATTTTTGAACGCTTTGCTAGAACTTCCAACAGTCGCCGTCGTTCAGAAGGTGCGGGTTTGGGGCTGTCAATTGTGCGCGCGATCGCCGAGTCTCACGATGGGGAAGTATTACTTCGTAGTCAATTAGGAAAAGGCTCGATGTTTACCATCACTTTACCACTCGATCCGCCGTAA
- a CDS encoding glycosyltransferase family 4 protein, giving the protein MRVAYVCADAGIPVFGQKGCSIHVQEVIRALLGQGGQVDLFATRVGGELPADLINVAVHQLPAIPKQEMAVREQVALGINPDLGLALEKFGCFDLIYERYSLWSYGAMEFAQSRGIPGLLEVNSPLITEQAQHRGLIDYQGAETVAHRVFNAATALIAVSQEVKTYLMDYVDESKVHVIPNGVNPQRFSAVDSSTQLETFTVGFVGTLKPWHGLPILTEAFALLSQRVPNAKLLIVGDGPERENLSAQLAAKGLDTHTQFTGAVSPEQIPQLLAKMDVAVAPYAAQSDFYFSPLKVYEYMAAGLPVVVSRIGQLVDLIDPGVNGILCPPGDAIALTNALETLWRSPTLRYSLGQAARNTVIAHHTWDAIAQQILDIAGLSVEVRQ; this is encoded by the coding sequence GTGCGAGTTGCTTATGTTTGTGCTGATGCGGGAATTCCTGTTTTTGGGCAAAAGGGTTGTTCTATTCATGTTCAGGAGGTGATACGCGCATTACTTGGGCAAGGTGGACAAGTGGATTTGTTTGCTACTCGCGTTGGGGGCGAGTTACCGGCAGATTTAATTAATGTTGCGGTTCATCAGCTTCCTGCTATTCCGAAACAAGAAATGGCTGTCAGGGAGCAGGTGGCTTTGGGGATAAATCCTGATTTGGGTTTGGCTTTGGAGAAGTTTGGCTGTTTTGATTTGATTTATGAGCGTTATTCTCTCTGGAGTTATGGCGCAATGGAATTTGCACAATCTAGGGGAATTCCTGGATTGTTAGAGGTAAATTCACCTCTGATTACTGAACAGGCACAGCATCGCGGTTTGATTGATTATCAAGGTGCTGAAACTGTTGCTCATCGGGTTTTTAACGCTGCTACGGCACTGATTGCTGTTTCGCAGGAGGTGAAAACTTATCTCATGGATTATGTGGATGAGTCTAAGGTTCATGTGATTCCTAATGGTGTAAATCCTCAGCGTTTTTCTGCTGTTGATTCTTCTACTCAACTAGAAACTTTTACTGTGGGATTTGTCGGTACTTTGAAACCGTGGCACGGATTGCCAATTCTCACGGAGGCTTTTGCTCTTTTGTCTCAACGTGTTCCCAATGCCAAACTTTTGATTGTCGGTGATGGCCCCGAACGAGAAAATCTGTCAGCGCAATTAGCTGCAAAAGGATTAGACACTCATACTCAATTTACAGGGGCGGTGAGTCCTGAGCAAATTCCCCAATTGTTGGCAAAAATGGATGTTGCTGTTGCACCCTATGCGGCGCAGTCTGATTTTTACTTCTCTCCGTTGAAAGTGTATGAATATATGGCGGCTGGTTTGCCTGTGGTTGTCAGCCGGATTGGGCAATTGGTTGATTTAATTGATCCAGGGGTAAATGGTATTCTCTGTCCTCCTGGTGATGCGATCGCCTTGACAAATGCTTTAGAAACATTATGGCGATCGCCTACTCTCCGCTATAGTTTAGGACAAGCTGCCCGAAACACAGTCATCGCACATCATACTTGGGATGCGATCGCTCAACAAATTCTCGATATAGCTGGACTCTCTGTGGAGGTGAGACAATAA
- a CDS encoding iron uptake porin: MKASTYLLKIGLISSLGLHSITPANASPPLSDNQITSVSQLSEISINSWEFQTLKALIEKYNCINHFPQNSNQTLNRYQFATELNACITQINQLIKNTNSDIINRETLTTLQRLQSDFSAELATLQNRVDLLENKVAIFKAQQFSPQVELEGEIIFAVSGFAGGKKANSSDKRINENLVFSDRLRLSLETSFTGKDRMQLRLQARNTPELADFTGTQMANLGFDGDDENEVELDELEYKFPLSQQTRMTLYALGGGLGDFVPSVNPLFSGSGDGSISTFGRENPIRRQGGGAGIGISHNLSDSLNLSLGYVTSDAANPERGIFANPYGAIASLAAGIAQLTLEPTKTTAISFTYVHSYNNLNTGTGSELTGNPFNNQADAIAANSFGAEAAWQINPNFSLGGRIGFIHGKAENLPATPNAVISTWAVMLALRDIGEEGSFAGFVVGQPPRVTHNSFGDTFEDEDTSLHLEAFYKFQITDNLAITPGLFVITNPEHNNSNEKIYVGTVRTTFTF; encoded by the coding sequence TTGAAAGCTTCTACTTATTTATTAAAAATTGGTTTAATTAGTTCATTAGGTTTGCACAGCATAACTCCAGCTAATGCCTCACCCCCACTATCAGATAATCAGATAACATCTGTATCTCAATTATCAGAAATTAGCATTAATAGTTGGGAATTTCAAACACTAAAAGCATTAATAGAAAAATATAACTGTATTAATCATTTTCCTCAAAATAGCAATCAAACGCTAAATCGCTACCAATTCGCCACAGAATTAAATGCTTGCATTACACAGATAAATCAGCTAATTAAAAATACTAATTCAGATATTATTAATCGGGAAACTTTAACAACACTCCAACGATTACAAAGTGATTTTTCGGCAGAATTAGCAACTCTACAAAATCGAGTAGATTTATTAGAAAACAAAGTTGCTATATTCAAAGCACAACAGTTTTCACCCCAAGTTGAACTGGAAGGAGAGATTATCTTTGCTGTGAGTGGATTTGCAGGTGGGAAAAAAGCCAACAGTAGCGATAAGCGAATAAATGAGAATTTGGTATTTAGCGATCGCCTTCGTCTCAGCTTAGAAACTAGTTTTACTGGCAAAGACCGAATGCAATTACGCTTGCAAGCGCGTAACACGCCAGAGTTGGCAGATTTTACTGGAACTCAAATGGCAAATTTGGGATTTGATGGTGATGATGAAAATGAGGTGGAATTAGATGAACTAGAGTATAAATTTCCCCTCAGTCAGCAAACCCGCATGACTTTGTACGCTTTGGGAGGAGGATTAGGTGACTTTGTTCCGAGTGTCAATCCTCTTTTTAGCGGTAGTGGAGACGGATCAATTTCTACATTTGGCAGAGAAAACCCGATTCGCCGCCAAGGTGGTGGTGCTGGTATTGGTATTTCTCATAATTTGAGTGACAGTCTCAATTTGTCATTAGGATATGTCACGAGTGATGCAGCTAATCCAGAGAGGGGGATTTTTGCTAATCCTTATGGGGCGATAGCTTCGCTCGCCGCAGGCATCGCTCAACTTACTCTCGAACCTACTAAAACCACAGCAATCAGCTTTACCTATGTCCACTCTTACAATAACCTGAATACGGGAACTGGTAGTGAATTAACTGGAAATCCGTTTAATAATCAGGCAGATGCAATTGCTGCTAATTCTTTTGGTGCGGAAGCTGCTTGGCAAATTAACCCAAATTTCAGCCTCGGTGGTCGAATTGGTTTTATTCATGGGAAAGCCGAAAATTTACCAGCTACCCCAAATGCCGTTATCTCCACATGGGCTGTAATGCTAGCTCTCAGAGATATTGGAGAAGAAGGTAGCTTTGCCGGATTTGTGGTGGGACAACCACCTAGAGTGACTCATAATAGTTTCGGTGATACTTTTGAAGATGAGGATACATCTTTACATCTAGAAGCCTTTTACAAGTTTCAAATCACAGATAATCTGGCTATTACTCCGGGATTATTTGTGATTACGAATCCGGAACATAATAATAGTAATGAAAAAATTTATGTTGGCACGGTTCGTACTACCTTTACCTTCTAA
- a CDS encoding glycosyltransferase, translating into MTMIRVGYVLKRYPRYSETFVVNEILAHEAAGLNIEIFALRPPCDTHFQNIISQVRAPVTYIRKPIQGRVSASLNSLAPTAASYFWAELQEASQVIPHFWSKLSMAEGEPAGTVYQAAWLAREAQLKGITHLHAHFGTVATSVARLASHFTGIPYTFTAHAKDIFHESVEFADMERKLEDAATVVTVSDYNLNYLQKNYGVAAKQVKRIYNGLDLRQLQYSSPANRPPLIISVGRLIEKKGLSILIAACAILKHRNCEFRCQIVGTGTLEPALKLQIQDLGLQSLVEIVGPRPQNEVFELMQQGAVFAAPYVIGKDGNRDGLPTVLLEAMALGTPCVSTDVTGIPELVRDGETGLIVPQHDAEALASALGRFLTDSVLRVELSRRARALIEAEFDIYCNAAILRGLFLTQRRRGAEEV; encoded by the coding sequence ATGACTATGATCCGTGTTGGTTATGTTCTCAAACGTTATCCTCGATATTCTGAAACCTTTGTTGTTAATGAAATTTTAGCTCATGAAGCAGCAGGCTTAAATATAGAAATTTTTGCCCTCAGACCACCGTGTGATACTCATTTTCAAAATATTATTTCTCAGGTTCGCGCGCCTGTAACCTACATTCGCAAGCCAATTCAAGGACGGGTGAGCGCATCACTAAATAGTCTGGCTCCTACAGCCGCTAGCTATTTTTGGGCAGAATTACAAGAAGCTAGTCAAGTTATCCCCCATTTTTGGTCAAAATTGTCAATGGCTGAAGGTGAACCAGCCGGCACTGTCTACCAGGCTGCATGGTTAGCACGGGAAGCGCAACTCAAAGGCATAACTCATTTACACGCTCATTTTGGCACTGTGGCTACTAGTGTAGCTCGCCTAGCATCTCACTTTACAGGCATTCCCTATACTTTCACTGCTCATGCTAAAGATATTTTTCATGAAAGTGTGGAATTTGCCGATATGGAACGCAAGCTAGAGGATGCGGCGACTGTTGTGACTGTCAGTGACTATAATCTCAACTATTTACAAAAGAACTATGGTGTAGCTGCAAAGCAAGTTAAGCGCATTTACAATGGCTTAGATTTGCGACAATTACAATACTCTTCTCCGGCTAATCGTCCTCCTTTAATTATTTCAGTCGGTCGGTTAATTGAGAAGAAAGGGTTATCGATTTTGATTGCTGCTTGTGCCATCTTGAAGCACAGAAATTGTGAGTTTCGGTGTCAAATTGTCGGTACAGGAACTTTAGAACCTGCACTCAAGCTGCAAATTCAAGATTTAGGATTGCAATCTCTTGTGGAAATTGTGGGGCCGCGTCCTCAAAATGAGGTGTTTGAATTGATGCAGCAAGGGGCTGTGTTTGCAGCGCCTTATGTGATTGGTAAAGATGGTAATCGGGATGGTTTACCTACTGTTTTACTGGAAGCAATGGCTTTGGGAACTCCTTGTGTGAGTACTGATGTGACGGGGATTCCGGAGTTGGTACGTGATGGGGAGACTGGGTTAATTGTGCCACAACATGATGCTGAGGCATTAGCCTCTGCTCTGGGAAGATTTCTGACTGATTCTGTTTTGCGGGTTGAGTTGTCACGTCGGGCTAGGGCGTTAATTGAAGCTGAGTTTGATATTTATTGTAATGCGGCTATTTTACGGGGTTTATTTCTCACGCAGAGGCGCAGAGGCGCAGAGGAGGTTTGA
- a CDS encoding glycosyltransferase family protein, with protein sequence MNKFFPHYREITEASAKVAASEVSNLSINSRKWRIALYSHDTMGLGHKRRNLLIAQTLGCSPLEIDVLMISGIPDASNLPTPPGVDCLILPALHKNIHGQYQARRLDLSLQEIITLRSQVILTTIKTFKPDIFIVDNVPRGAVRELDPTLDYLRTQGKTHCILGLRDILDEPASVRRDWKRGANEEAIQTYYDAVWVYGDPAIYDLAAEYNFHPKTLSKIRYTGYLDQRSRLKFMDIESVQAFKSLNLPSQRLALCLVGGGQDGALLAAAFAHAELPPEMNGIILTGPFMPRKIRQQLQSYAAKRDNLRVLEYLAEPTLLLNRAERVISMGGYNTTCELLSFQKRSLIIPRTKPRREQLIRAERLQALGLTDMLHPRNLTSQGLTDWLMQAGQPPQVRNCVDLNGLSSIVQFVDEILMSADHSSQQAS encoded by the coding sequence ATGAACAAATTTTTCCCCCATTATCGAGAAATAACAGAAGCATCGGCTAAGGTAGCGGCTTCAGAGGTGAGTAATTTATCTATTAATTCTCGTAAGTGGCGCATTGCTTTATATTCCCACGACACAATGGGGCTAGGACACAAACGCCGTAATTTGTTGATTGCTCAAACTTTAGGATGTTCACCTTTAGAAATTGATGTTTTAATGATTAGTGGCATCCCAGATGCCAGCAATTTACCAACACCTCCAGGTGTAGATTGTTTGATTTTACCTGCGTTGCACAAAAACATTCATGGGCAGTATCAAGCCCGGAGATTGGATCTGTCATTACAAGAAATTATTACACTGCGATCGCAAGTTATTTTAACCACAATTAAAACTTTTAAACCTGATATTTTTATTGTAGATAATGTCCCAAGAGGAGCAGTCAGAGAGTTAGATCCCACCCTAGATTACTTGCGTACCCAAGGAAAAACACACTGCATTTTAGGTTTACGAGATATTTTAGATGAACCGGCTTCTGTGCGTCGAGATTGGAAGCGAGGAGCTAACGAGGAGGCGATTCAAACCTACTATGATGCAGTTTGGGTGTATGGTGATCCCGCTATCTATGACCTAGCAGCAGAGTATAACTTCCATCCGAAAACTTTGTCAAAAATTCGCTACACGGGCTACCTTGACCAACGTAGCCGCCTCAAATTCATGGATATCGAAAGCGTTCAGGCATTTAAATCGCTGAATCTGCCATCTCAAAGATTAGCATTATGCTTAGTAGGTGGTGGACAAGACGGAGCGCTGTTAGCAGCAGCATTTGCTCATGCTGAACTACCACCAGAGATGAACGGGATCATTTTGACAGGGCCGTTTATGCCGCGAAAAATCAGACAACAACTTCAGAGCTATGCTGCTAAACGGGATAATTTGCGGGTGTTGGAATATTTAGCCGAGCCGACGCTGTTACTCAATCGCGCCGAACGGGTGATTTCTATGGGCGGTTACAACACAACTTGTGAATTATTGTCATTTCAAAAGCGATCGCTAATCATACCTCGAACAAAACCCCGGCGAGAGCAATTGATTCGTGCCGAACGCTTACAGGCACTTGGTTTAACTGATATGTTGCACCCGCGTAACTTAACATCCCAAGGATTGACAGATTGGTTAATGCAAGCAGGCCAGCCACCACAAGTTCGTAATTGTGTTGATTTAAATGGACTCAGCAGTATTGTCCAATTCGTCGATGAAATCCTCATGTCTGCTGATCATTCATCACAACAAGCTTCTTAA
- a CDS encoding ABC transporter ATP-binding protein has translation MSKPSGLWSVLAYFWPYIRPQSGLILISAIALVADVALRVLEPWPLKFVFDYVLIRDNQPTNIPIISELEPVTLLTFSAVAVLIFTGLRAFAAYWSTVGLATVGSRVMGEVRNHLYRHLQDLSLGYHTKARSGDLIVRVSSDASRLQEIMITAALPLVVSILTLFGMIGVMFWMNPSLTLLALFTLPLFWLVTNRLSQRIRESSLKQRKQEGAVAATAAESIAAIKLVKALSLQDAFARVFAGQNQRSLKESVKTQRLAAHLERTVDAVIALGTAIVLWYGSWLALRDALTPGDVLVFLTYLKNAFKPVQNFAKYTARLAKAAASGERILDVLQEEPDVRDAPDAIPARIFRGAVCFDHVDFAYDSGQVLLQDINLKIQPGQQVAIVGTSGGGKSTLVSLLLRLYDPTSGQVMIDGRDIREYTLESLRPQISVVLQDSLLFAASIRENIAYGIAGVSDAEIEEAARLANAHDFIAGLPQGYDTLVGERGATLSGGQRQRIAIARAAIRQAPILILDEPTTGLDKGNEKAVIDALQRLSANRTTFLITHDLYFATRADIIVYLESGRVVEQGSHWELIQHNGRYAALYQVQCAMGIEGGERKEFFNAKER, from the coding sequence ATGTCAAAACCTTCTGGTTTATGGTCAGTTCTGGCTTATTTTTGGCCTTACATTCGCCCACAATCTGGACTAATTTTAATTTCTGCGATCGCTCTAGTTGCAGATGTCGCCCTCCGGGTGCTGGAACCCTGGCCGCTCAAGTTTGTCTTTGATTATGTTCTCATTCGAGACAATCAACCCACTAATATTCCCATAATTTCTGAACTGGAGCCAGTCACATTACTGACATTTTCCGCAGTTGCTGTTCTCATTTTTACAGGATTACGCGCCTTTGCCGCTTATTGGAGTACTGTCGGACTAGCAACAGTCGGTAGCCGAGTCATGGGTGAAGTGCGAAATCATTTATATCGTCATCTCCAAGATTTGTCTTTGGGTTATCACACCAAGGCTCGTAGCGGTGATTTAATTGTGCGTGTCAGTAGCGATGCTAGCCGTCTGCAAGAAATTATGATCACGGCAGCATTACCGCTAGTAGTCAGCATTCTCACCCTATTTGGCATGATTGGGGTGATGTTTTGGATGAACCCCAGCCTGACCCTACTGGCACTATTCACACTACCGTTATTTTGGTTAGTTACCAATCGACTCAGCCAGCGAATTCGAGAGTCTTCATTAAAGCAACGCAAACAAGAAGGGGCGGTAGCGGCGACGGCGGCTGAATCCATTGCTGCTATTAAACTGGTTAAAGCCCTTTCGCTGCAAGATGCCTTTGCGCGAGTGTTTGCTGGACAAAATCAGCGCAGTCTCAAAGAAAGCGTCAAAACCCAACGGTTGGCGGCTCATTTAGAACGTACCGTTGATGCGGTGATTGCCCTGGGAACCGCAATTGTTTTATGGTACGGTTCCTGGCTGGCGCTGCGCGATGCTTTAACACCTGGGGATGTGCTGGTATTCCTCACCTATCTAAAGAACGCCTTTAAGCCAGTGCAGAACTTCGCTAAGTACACTGCAAGACTCGCTAAAGCTGCTGCTTCTGGTGAGCGAATTTTAGATGTATTACAAGAGGAACCTGATGTCCGTGATGCGCCTGATGCAATTCCCGCCCGGATTTTTCGAGGTGCGGTGTGTTTTGATCACGTTGACTTTGCTTATGATTCAGGACAAGTTTTACTGCAAGATATTAATTTAAAAATTCAACCGGGACAGCAAGTCGCGATCGTGGGGACTTCCGGTGGTGGTAAATCTACATTAGTCAGTTTATTATTACGACTTTATGACCCGACATCAGGACAGGTAATGATTGATGGGCGAGATATCAGAGAGTACACATTAGAATCATTACGTCCGCAAATTAGTGTGGTTTTGCAAGATAGTCTGTTATTTGCAGCTTCTATTCGAGAAAACATCGCCTACGGGATTGCTGGGGTGTCTGATGCGGAAATTGAAGAGGCGGCTCGTTTAGCTAATGCTCATGATTTTATCGCAGGTTTACCGCAAGGATACGACACGCTTGTAGGGGAAAGAGGCGCAACTCTTTCTGGTGGACAACGCCAACGTATTGCGATCGCACGTGCTGCTATTCGTCAAGCTCCTATCTTGATTTTAGATGAACCAACTACGGGTTTAGATAAGGGGAATGAGAAGGCTGTGATTGATGCGCTGCAAAGGTTGTCGGCAAATCGCACGACTTTTTTAATTACTCATGACCTTTATTTTGCAACTCGCGCAGATATTATTGTTTATCTGGAAAGTGGGCGGGTGGTGGAACAAGGTTCTCATTGGGAATTGATACAACACAATGGGCGTTATGCGGCTTTGTATCAGGTGCAGTGTGCTATGGGAATTGAGGGTGGAGAGAGGAAGGAGTTTTTTAACGCAAAGGAACGCTGA